A genomic window from Cupriavidus basilensis includes:
- a CDS encoding LysR family transcriptional regulator → MSLSLEQLQAFAAAAECGSFSAAARRLGKAQSVVSAAVSNLEIDLGNQLFDRGGRYPTLTAAGERLLAEARVILERCEHFRGVAKSLGEGVESRLVLAVDELYPEETLGVMLEEFSARFPAVELELLFPLMEDVSRLVLERCADLGIMWRQEVLPPELGFRALGWVPMRIICAPDHPLADQRVGWEELKRYRQLMVATRTDSEEKMRLRVAAEVWWVESQWVIVELVKRRLGWAFVPWHVAANSPAGTQLVSPALEFDDQDWPVAMELVWHKQRPLGKAATWLKERVSKQPLPRPEVRARP, encoded by the coding sequence ATGAGCCTCTCGCTCGAACAATTGCAGGCCTTTGCCGCAGCCGCCGAATGTGGCTCTTTCTCCGCAGCCGCGCGCCGGCTGGGCAAGGCCCAGTCGGTTGTCAGCGCGGCCGTGTCCAATCTCGAGATCGATCTGGGCAACCAGTTGTTCGACCGTGGCGGGCGCTATCCCACCCTGACCGCCGCGGGCGAACGCCTGCTGGCCGAGGCGCGCGTGATCCTGGAGCGTTGCGAGCATTTCCGTGGCGTGGCCAAGAGCCTGGGCGAGGGCGTGGAAAGCCGCCTGGTGCTGGCGGTGGACGAACTCTATCCGGAGGAAACCCTGGGTGTGATGCTGGAGGAGTTCTCCGCGCGCTTCCCGGCGGTGGAGCTGGAGCTGCTGTTTCCTTTGATGGAAGACGTCAGCCGGCTGGTGCTGGAGCGTTGCGCCGACCTAGGCATCATGTGGCGCCAGGAGGTGCTTCCGCCGGAGCTGGGTTTCCGCGCGCTGGGCTGGGTGCCGATGCGGATCATCTGTGCCCCCGACCATCCGCTTGCGGACCAGCGCGTGGGCTGGGAGGAACTCAAGCGCTACCGGCAGTTGATGGTGGCCACCCGCACCGACAGCGAGGAAAAGATGCGGCTGCGCGTGGCCGCCGAAGTCTGGTGGGTGGAGAGCCAGTGGGTCATCGTTGAGCTGGTCAAGCGCCGGCTGGGCTGGGCCTTCGTGCCCTGGCACGTGGCGGCCAACTCGCCGGCGGGCACGCAACTGGTGTCGCCCGCGCTGGAGTTCGACGACCAGGACTGGCCGGTGGCGATGGAGCTGGTGTGGCACAAGCAGCGGCCGCTCGGCAAGGCCGCCACCTGGCTCAAGGAGCGGGTGAGCAAGCAGCCGCTGCCGCGTCCCGAGGTGCGCGCCCGGCCGTAG
- a CDS encoding flavin-dependent oxidoreductase — protein MKIAIAGGGIGGLTLALLCHRHGIEAEVWEASETLRPLGVGINLLPHAVRELSELGLHDALAELAVQTSSLSYYNKLGQRIWHEPRGRAAGYGQPQFSIHRGEFQMLLYRTVVERLGAERVHAGHTFEAVTSTGARAGDPVEFTLRRRSDNAQVTARADVLVGADGIHSAVRRHFYPQGDAPRFSRRTLWRAVTEAPPYLDGSSMFMAGHQDQKFVAYPISEPLRRQGRSLVNWIAELRVPDSAPDTPPRSDWNKQVDKSVFREAFANWRWDWIDIPALIDGAQAIYEFPMVDKDTLPRWTFDRVTLLGDAAHPMYPIGSNGSAQAILDARYLMDSLLANGAPRDACDSGYALREYEAQRLPRTAAIVLRNRMNGPEQVMQLAEQRAPQGFSDIETVIPRTELEAIALRYKQLAGFDQQSLQVPPR, from the coding sequence ATGAAGATCGCGATCGCCGGTGGCGGCATCGGCGGCCTGACGCTGGCACTGCTTTGCCACCGGCACGGCATAGAGGCCGAGGTCTGGGAAGCCAGCGAGACGCTGCGCCCGCTCGGCGTGGGCATCAACCTGCTGCCGCACGCGGTGCGCGAGCTGTCCGAGCTGGGACTGCACGATGCACTGGCCGAGCTGGCAGTGCAGACCTCGTCCCTGTCCTACTACAACAAGCTTGGCCAGCGCATCTGGCACGAGCCGCGCGGGCGCGCGGCGGGCTACGGCCAGCCGCAGTTCTCCATCCATCGCGGCGAATTCCAGATGCTGCTCTACCGCACCGTGGTGGAGCGCCTGGGCGCCGAGCGCGTGCATGCCGGCCATACGTTTGAAGCGGTCACGAGCACCGGCGCGCGCGCGGGCGATCCCGTGGAGTTCACGCTGCGCCGGCGCAGCGACAACGCGCAAGTCACGGCGCGGGCCGATGTGCTGGTGGGCGCCGACGGCATCCACTCCGCCGTGCGCCGCCACTTCTATCCGCAGGGCGACGCGCCGCGCTTCTCGCGCCGCACGCTGTGGCGCGCCGTCACCGAGGCGCCGCCGTACCTGGACGGCAGTTCGATGTTCATGGCGGGCCATCAGGACCAGAAATTCGTGGCCTACCCGATCTCCGAGCCGCTGCGCCGCCAGGGGCGCTCGCTGGTCAACTGGATCGCCGAGCTGCGCGTGCCCGACAGCGCGCCGGATACCCCGCCGCGCAGCGACTGGAACAAGCAGGTCGACAAGTCCGTGTTCCGCGAAGCCTTTGCGAACTGGCGCTGGGACTGGATCGACATCCCGGCGCTGATCGACGGCGCGCAGGCCATCTACGAATTCCCCATGGTCGACAAGGACACGCTGCCGCGCTGGACCTTCGACCGCGTAACGCTGCTGGGCGACGCTGCCCACCCGATGTACCCGATCGGCTCCAACGGCAGCGCGCAGGCCATCCTCGATGCACGCTACCTGATGGACAGCCTCCTGGCCAACGGCGCACCGCGCGACGCCTGCGACAGCGGCTATGCGCTGCGCGAGTACGAAGCGCAGCGGCTGCCGCGCACCGCGGCCATCGTGCTGCGCAACCGCATGAACGGGCCCGAGCAGGTCATGCAGCTGGCCGAGCAGCGCGCGCCGCAGGGCTTCAGCGATATCGAAACCGTGATCCCGCGCACCGAGCTCGAAGCGATCGCGCTGCGCTACAAGCAACTCGCCGGCTTCGACCAGCAATCGCTGCAGGTGCCGCCGCGCTAA
- a CDS encoding response regulator — MRVLLVEDHDELATWVMQALRALHFTVERAADAASAESLLFSTHAGSAGGAGSDYALVLLDLTLPDRDGLDLLARLRARGCRVPVMILTARGEVGDRVKGLDLGADDYMAKPFDLAEFEARVKALLRRARQTEAPLVVCGGLGFDTVSRHFQVGGVPLALTPREHAVLEILMTPPGKTVSKDRIYASIFTLADDTQPDVIEVYVHRLRRKLDGSGAAIVTLRGLGYVLEPSVG; from the coding sequence ATGAGAGTACTGCTGGTCGAGGACCACGATGAACTGGCCACCTGGGTGATGCAGGCGCTGCGCGCGCTGCATTTCACCGTGGAGCGCGCGGCCGACGCGGCTAGCGCGGAATCCCTGCTGTTCAGCACGCACGCCGGCAGCGCGGGCGGGGCCGGCAGTGACTACGCGCTGGTGCTGCTGGACCTGACCCTGCCCGACCGCGACGGCCTGGACCTGCTCGCGCGCCTGCGCGCTCGCGGCTGCCGCGTGCCGGTGATGATCCTGACCGCGCGCGGCGAAGTGGGCGACCGGGTCAAGGGCCTGGACCTGGGTGCCGACGACTACATGGCCAAGCCCTTCGACCTGGCCGAGTTCGAGGCGCGCGTGAAGGCGCTGTTGCGCCGCGCGCGCCAGACCGAGGCGCCGCTGGTGGTGTGCGGCGGCCTGGGGTTCGATACGGTGTCGCGCCATTTCCAGGTGGGCGGCGTGCCGCTGGCGCTGACGCCGCGCGAGCATGCGGTGCTGGAGATACTGATGACGCCGCCCGGCAAGACCGTCAGCAAGGACCGCATCTACGCCAGCATCTTCACCCTGGCCGACGACACCCAGCCGGATGTGATCGAGGTCTACGTGCATCGCCTGCGCCGCAAGCTCGACGGCTCGGGCGCCGCCATCGTGACCTTGCGCGGGCTGGGCTACGTGCTGGAGCCCAGCGTTGGCTGA
- a CDS encoding tripartite tricarboxylate transporter substrate binding protein, with product MRHVLAALRFACAALALAAACARPAAAAPECIVPAKPGGGFDLTCKLAQRALLEAGFTEQPVRLAYMPGGIGAVAYNSIVAQRPAEPDTIVAFSDGSLLALAQGKFGKYGAADVRWVGALGTDYGVIAVRADSPFKTLKDLVAALRSDPDQVLFGAGGTIGNQDWMKAAMVARQAGVGYKRMRFVGFEGGGEAFTALQGGHVQAVSGDASEAAMQLGAGGIRILAVLAAQRLPGRLAGVPTAREQGFDIVWPILRGFYMGPKVAQADYQRWAERFERLQASPAFARLRAEQGLFPADLGGADLDTYVQRTVQRYRTLAKEFGLTR from the coding sequence ATGCGCCACGTCCTGGCCGCCCTGCGCTTTGCCTGCGCGGCGCTCGCCCTCGCCGCTGCCTGCGCGCGGCCGGCGGCCGCCGCGCCGGAATGCATCGTGCCCGCCAAGCCCGGCGGCGGCTTCGACCTGACCTGCAAGCTGGCGCAGCGCGCGCTGCTCGAAGCCGGGTTCACCGAGCAGCCGGTGCGGCTGGCCTACATGCCGGGCGGCATCGGCGCGGTGGCCTACAACAGCATCGTGGCGCAACGCCCCGCCGAGCCCGACACCATCGTCGCATTTTCAGACGGCTCCCTGCTGGCGCTGGCCCAAGGCAAGTTCGGCAAGTATGGCGCGGCGGACGTGCGCTGGGTTGGCGCGCTCGGCACCGATTACGGCGTGATAGCGGTACGCGCCGATTCGCCCTTCAAGACCCTGAAGGACCTGGTGGCCGCGCTCAGGTCGGATCCGGACCAGGTACTGTTCGGGGCCGGCGGCACCATCGGCAACCAGGACTGGATGAAGGCCGCGATGGTGGCGCGGCAGGCCGGCGTGGGCTACAAGCGCATGCGCTTCGTGGGTTTCGAGGGTGGCGGCGAGGCGTTCACGGCACTGCAGGGCGGGCACGTCCAGGCGGTGTCCGGCGACGCATCGGAGGCCGCCATGCAGCTCGGCGCCGGCGGCATCCGCATCCTGGCCGTGCTGGCGGCGCAGCGCCTGCCCGGCAGGCTGGCCGGTGTGCCCACCGCGCGCGAGCAGGGCTTCGACATCGTCTGGCCCATCCTGCGCGGCTTCTACATGGGCCCCAAGGTTGCGCAGGCGGACTACCAGCGCTGGGCCGAGCGCTTCGAACGCCTGCAGGCCAGCCCGGCATTCGCCCGGCTGCGCGCGGAGCAAGGCCTGTTCCCGGCCGACCTGGGCGGCGCTGACCTGGATACCTATGTGCAGCGAACGGTGCAGCGCTATCGCACGCTGGCCAAGGAATTCGGGCTGACCCGATAG
- a CDS encoding MarR family winged helix-turn-helix transcriptional regulator, with the protein MTTAKARARRSRDALAPDPAGASQAADAPGGFDPHIASVDYGVLDSLVGYAIRRAQIRIYEDFVQSLAQWNITPPRFSALVIVSRNPLLKLTELASILGIARSGAVLLVDALEDMKLVARRPAPHDRRAYSLVLTPAGRRTLEAATAAVCAHDARVAGALSAQEQDTLRALLGKLAPPQAIGADHPDRPHHSADPADTAND; encoded by the coding sequence ATGACCACAGCAAAGGCGCGAGCGCGCCGCAGCCGCGACGCCCTCGCCCCCGATCCCGCCGGCGCCAGCCAGGCAGCCGATGCGCCCGGCGGATTCGACCCGCATATCGCCAGCGTCGACTACGGCGTGCTGGACAGCCTGGTCGGCTACGCCATCCGCCGCGCGCAGATCCGTATCTACGAAGACTTCGTGCAATCGCTGGCGCAGTGGAACATCACGCCGCCGCGTTTCTCCGCGCTCGTGATCGTCTCGCGCAATCCGCTGCTCAAGCTGACCGAGCTGGCCAGCATCCTGGGCATCGCGCGCTCGGGGGCGGTGCTGCTGGTCGACGCGCTGGAAGACATGAAGCTGGTGGCGCGCCGCCCGGCGCCGCACGATCGCCGCGCCTACAGCCTGGTACTGACCCCGGCGGGACGGCGCACGCTGGAAGCCGCCACCGCCGCGGTGTGCGCGCACGATGCGCGCGTCGCCGGCGCATTGTCGGCGCAGGAACAAGACACCCTGCGCGCGCTGCTCGGAAAGCTCGCGCCGCCGCAGGCGATCGGTGCGGACCATCCGGACCGTCCGCACCATTCGGCAGATCCCGCAGACACCGCAAACGACTAG
- a CDS encoding DUF3237 domain-containing protein — protein sequence MTAPRAITALPAPTLEHVADFSFRLAPVTEVGASALGNRRVIPILDGVVSGPRLQGRILPGGADFQLVRHDAGNGIVVADIEARYVLETDDGARIYIVNAGVRSGPAELIARLAGGEIVDPRLIYFRTAPRFETAAPGYDWLMQHLFVATGARYPDRVEMRYFRVV from the coding sequence ATGACCGCGCCCCGCGCCATCACCGCCCTGCCCGCGCCCACGCTGGAGCACGTGGCGGACTTCAGCTTCCGGCTGGCACCGGTCACCGAGGTGGGCGCAAGCGCGCTGGGCAACCGGCGGGTCATCCCCATTCTCGACGGCGTCGTTTCCGGGCCGCGCCTGCAAGGGCGCATCCTGCCCGGCGGCGCGGATTTCCAGCTGGTGCGCCACGACGCCGGCAACGGCATCGTCGTGGCCGACATCGAGGCCCGCTATGTGCTGGAGACCGACGACGGCGCGCGCATCTACATCGTCAACGCTGGCGTGCGCAGCGGCCCCGCCGAGCTGATCGCGCGCCTGGCCGGTGGCGAGATCGTCGACCCGCGCCTGATCTATTTCCGCACCGCGCCCCGCTTCGAGACGGCCGCGCCCGGCTATGACTGGCTCATGCAGCACCTGTTTGTCGCCACCGGCGCCCGCTATCCGGACCGGGTGGAAATGCGGTATTTTCGCGTCGTATAG
- the dacB gene encoding D-alanyl-D-alanine carboxypeptidase/D-alanyl-D-alanine-endopeptidase gives MGIMPNRPSPILHRLLPLCAAGLLCISGVSTAAKTPVHKTKATHAASASAEPRSGLPGSVTAALKRAHVPASATSFYVIKVGAPAPRASWNAQTPMNPASTMKLVTTFAGLQLLGPGYRWQTALYADNQPAADGTVNGNVYLRGYGDPKLVPEEMAKLVNSARTAGATTINGDVVLDRSYFDSALDKGATIDGETQRAYNVSPDALLYAFKTLSFTITPDPANQSVAVSVTPALAQLKLDNRLALSHGKCGDWSARARPAVTPQADGTVLASFDGSYAADCGEHVVNIATLSHNEFTWGGFVAEWQLAGGRFTHQPALRMGRAPRNAFLLARHYGQPLSEIVRDINKFSNNVMARQLYLTIGAEMDRSGPASTTRSAKVVQRWLARQGLDMPGLALDNGSGLSREERISAYDMSRLLQQALASEVGPVLIDSLPILGVDGTLRNRLTHAGAAGNAYMKTGTLNDVRALAGYVDALNGDRYVVVSYINHANAAQAREAHDALLQWVYQGAP, from the coding sequence ATGGGCATCATGCCGAATCGCCCATCCCCAATTCTTCACCGCCTGCTGCCGCTTTGCGCCGCCGGGCTGCTTTGCATCAGCGGCGTGAGTACCGCCGCCAAGACCCCCGTTCACAAGACCAAGGCCACCCACGCCGCGTCCGCGTCCGCCGAGCCGCGCTCCGGCTTGCCGGGCAGCGTAACGGCCGCGCTCAAGCGCGCGCATGTGCCCGCCTCGGCCACCAGCTTCTACGTGATCAAGGTCGGCGCGCCGGCGCCCCGCGCAAGCTGGAACGCGCAAACGCCGATGAACCCGGCTTCCACCATGAAGCTGGTCACCACCTTCGCCGGGCTCCAGCTGCTTGGCCCCGGCTACCGCTGGCAGACCGCGCTGTACGCCGACAACCAGCCAGCAGCCGATGGCACCGTCAACGGCAACGTCTACCTGCGTGGCTATGGCGACCCCAAGCTGGTGCCGGAAGAAATGGCCAAGCTGGTCAACAGTGCCCGCACCGCAGGCGCCACCACCATCAATGGCGACGTGGTGCTGGACCGCAGCTACTTCGATTCCGCCCTCGACAAGGGCGCCACCATCGATGGCGAAACCCAGCGCGCCTACAACGTCAGCCCCGACGCGCTGCTCTACGCCTTCAAGACGCTGTCGTTTACCATCACGCCCGATCCGGCCAACCAGTCGGTCGCGGTGTCGGTCACGCCCGCGCTGGCGCAGCTCAAGCTCGACAACCGCCTGGCACTGTCCCACGGCAAATGCGGCGACTGGTCGGCACGCGCCCGCCCCGCCGTCACGCCACAGGCCGACGGCACCGTGCTGGCCTCCTTCGACGGCAGCTACGCCGCCGACTGCGGCGAACACGTGGTCAACATCGCCACGCTCTCGCACAACGAATTCACCTGGGGTGGCTTTGTCGCCGAATGGCAACTGGCCGGCGGCCGCTTCACCCACCAGCCAGCCCTGCGCATGGGCCGCGCCCCGCGCAACGCCTTCCTGCTGGCACGCCACTACGGCCAGCCCCTGTCGGAAATCGTGCGCGACATCAACAAGTTCTCGAACAATGTGATGGCCCGCCAGCTTTACCTGACCATTGGCGCGGAGATGGATCGCAGCGGCCCGGCCAGCACCACCCGCTCGGCCAAGGTGGTGCAGCGCTGGCTGGCGCGCCAGGGGCTGGACATGCCTGGCCTGGCACTCGACAACGGCTCCGGACTATCGCGCGAAGAACGCATCAGTGCCTACGATATGTCGCGGCTGCTGCAGCAAGCGCTGGCCAGTGAAGTCGGCCCGGTGCTGATCGATTCGCTGCCGATCCTCGGCGTGGACGGCACGCTGCGCAACCGCCTGACGCACGCCGGCGCGGCCGGCAATGCCTACATGAAGACAGGAACGTTGAACGACGTCCGCGCGCTGGCCGGCTATGTCGACGCGCTGAACGGCGACCGCTATGTGGTGGTCAGCTACATCAACCACGCCAACGCAGCACAAGCCCGCGAAGCCCACGACGCCCTGTTGCAATGGGTGTATCAGGGCGCACCCTGA
- a CDS encoding glycine zipper 2TM domain-containing protein has product MRTVTLSILLATLLSVAGCADMTPKQRNTAIGAGVGGVAGAALIGGPAATIGGAALGGVVGNVVTPERR; this is encoded by the coding sequence ATGCGTACCGTAACCCTGTCTATCCTGCTGGCCACGCTGCTGAGCGTGGCGGGCTGCGCCGACATGACGCCCAAGCAGCGCAATACCGCCATCGGCGCGGGTGTCGGCGGTGTGGCCGGCGCGGCCCTGATCGGCGGCCCGGCGGCCACCATCGGTGGCGCGGCGCTGGGCGGCGTGGTCGGCAACGTGGTGACGCCCGAACGCCGGTAA
- a CDS encoding PACE efflux transporter — MRSTKDRIRHTIGFEVIGLLIVAPVGSWVFGFALHQIGILAVVASLIAAGWNYLYNVLFDKAMLRFTGQLRKPVAVRVLHAILFELGLLMVFLPMVAWYLDMSLFDAFIMDIALAAFYVVYAFVYNWAYDTVFPVANAGQGGKTGKAGKAVVKSAC, encoded by the coding sequence ATGCGCAGCACCAAGGACAGAATTCGTCATACCATCGGCTTTGAAGTGATCGGCTTGCTGATTGTCGCGCCCGTGGGCAGCTGGGTCTTTGGCTTCGCCCTGCACCAGATCGGCATCCTCGCCGTGGTGGCATCGTTGATCGCCGCCGGCTGGAACTACCTCTACAACGTGCTGTTCGACAAGGCCATGCTGCGGTTCACCGGGCAGTTGCGCAAGCCGGTGGCCGTGCGGGTGCTCCACGCCATCCTGTTCGAACTGGGCCTGCTGATGGTGTTCCTGCCGATGGTGGCGTGGTATCTCGACATGAGCCTGTTCGATGCCTTCATCATGGACATCGCCCTGGCAGCCTTCTACGTGGTCTATGCGTTCGTCTACAACTGGGCCTACGACACGGTGTTCCCGGTGGCCAACGCCGGGCAAGGCGGGAAGACTGGGAAGGCCGGAAAGGCCGTCGTAAAGTCTGCCTGCTGA
- a CDS encoding ABC transporter substrate-binding protein — translation MPRPSPTRLTRLATPASRLALAITASLAAALGAAPALAEVTVGVSIASTGPSASLGIPQKNSMPLLPETIAGEKIRYIVLDDGSDPTQATKVARRFVSEDKVDIILGSSAVAPSIAIAEVADESQTVQLAFSPIELKPGRGEWTYRLAQPVKLMAEAVADAAHARGIKTIAFIGFADAYGETWLKEFTTAATARGMRLVATERYARSDTSVTAQTLKLIAAHPDAVLIAGAGTGAALPHTTLRERGYAGPVYHTHGAATKDLIRIGGKAVNGSILPAGPVIVAEQLPDSAATKKPGLDYVGRYEKQYGPDSRTQFGAHPYDAGLVLQRIVPVALKQAKPGTPEFRRALKAALESERNIVVSHGVLNYTAQDHFGFDTRARVMLTIDNGNWKLLK, via the coding sequence TTGCCGCGCCCCAGCCCTACACGCCTTACCCGCCTTGCCACGCCCGCCAGCCGCCTTGCGCTCGCCATCACCGCCAGCCTTGCCGCCGCGCTTGGCGCCGCGCCCGCGCTTGCCGAAGTGACGGTCGGCGTCAGCATCGCGTCGACCGGGCCATCGGCCTCGCTCGGCATCCCGCAGAAGAACAGCATGCCCTTGCTGCCGGAGACCATCGCCGGCGAGAAGATCCGCTATATCGTGCTGGACGACGGCTCCGATCCCACCCAGGCCACCAAGGTGGCGCGCCGCTTCGTCAGCGAGGACAAGGTCGACATCATCCTCGGCTCGTCGGCGGTGGCGCCATCGATCGCCATTGCCGAAGTCGCCGACGAGAGCCAGACGGTGCAGCTGGCCTTCTCGCCGATCGAGCTCAAGCCCGGCCGCGGCGAATGGACATATCGCCTGGCCCAACCGGTCAAGCTGATGGCCGAGGCCGTGGCGGATGCGGCGCACGCCAGAGGCATCAAGACCATCGCCTTCATCGGCTTTGCCGACGCCTACGGCGAGACCTGGCTCAAGGAGTTCACCACCGCCGCCACCGCGCGCGGCATGCGCCTGGTGGCCACCGAGCGCTATGCGCGCTCGGACACCAGTGTGACCGCGCAAACGCTCAAGCTGATCGCCGCCCACCCCGACGCGGTGCTGATCGCAGGCGCCGGCACCGGCGCGGCCCTGCCGCACACCACGCTGCGCGAGCGCGGGTACGCGGGCCCGGTCTACCACACGCATGGCGCGGCCACCAAGGACCTGATCCGCATCGGCGGCAAAGCCGTCAACGGCTCCATCCTGCCCGCCGGGCCGGTGATCGTGGCCGAGCAGCTGCCGGACAGCGCCGCCACCAAGAAGCCGGGGCTGGACTACGTGGGCCGCTACGAAAAACAGTACGGACCCGACAGCCGCACCCAGTTCGGCGCCCACCCCTACGATGCGGGCCTGGTGCTGCAGCGCATCGTGCCGGTGGCGCTCAAGCAGGCCAAGCCGGGCACGCCGGAATTTCGCCGCGCGCTCAAGGCCGCGCTGGAGAGCGAGCGCAATATCGTGGTGTCGCACGGCGTGCTGAACTACACCGCGCAGGATCATTTCGGCTTTGACACCCGCGCCCGCGTGATGCTGACCATCGACAATGGCAACTGGAAGCTGCTGAAATGA
- a CDS encoding sensor histidine kinase, producing the protein MAEPRKRAASLRARLLWWLIPPMLALQAAYGVVAYSNALESANQAYDRTLLASARNISERITLTPEGVRVDVPYISLDTFEVGMNATMFYRVSGVHGEFVSGYDDLPPFDASQPRTKLYPALVSFYDRTYRGQPIRIAALRQPVMDASGTRGGMALIEVGETLDSRQALTRNILFDVLWGQLMLVLAAVLVIWLFTRRALAPLDALREAVAQRQPGATTPLPLDSAPRETAPLVEAMNGYMARLEQVLAAQRRFIADAAHQLRTPLAVLHTQAQLAAREHDPDEQRRIAQGLADSTARMAALADRLLSMARAAHGGAEAPRALDLAALVKEVCLELTPAARARRIDLGFEGEGAQPVRGTDLLHELVTNLVDNALRYTPSGGMVTARVLRAGEAVVLEVEDDGPGIPAAQRAAVLEPFYRGKAAGLKAPGEAAPTGSGLGLTIVRDIAVAHGASLVLLDGAHGRGLLVRVRFAPA; encoded by the coding sequence TTGGCTGAGCCGCGCAAGCGCGCCGCCAGCCTGCGCGCGCGCCTGCTGTGGTGGCTGATCCCGCCCATGCTGGCGCTGCAGGCCGCGTACGGCGTGGTGGCTTACTCCAATGCGCTGGAGTCCGCCAACCAGGCCTATGACCGCACCTTGCTGGCATCGGCGCGCAATATCTCCGAGCGCATCACGCTGACCCCCGAAGGCGTGCGCGTGGACGTGCCGTATATCTCGCTCGATACCTTCGAGGTGGGCATGAACGCCACCATGTTCTACCGCGTCAGCGGCGTGCATGGCGAGTTCGTCTCGGGCTACGACGACCTGCCGCCGTTCGATGCCAGCCAGCCGCGCACCAAGCTGTATCCCGCGCTGGTGAGCTTCTACGACCGCACCTACCGTGGCCAGCCGATCCGCATCGCCGCGCTGCGCCAGCCGGTGATGGACGCCAGCGGCACGCGCGGCGGCATGGCCTTGATCGAGGTGGGCGAGACGCTGGACTCGCGCCAGGCGCTGACGCGCAACATCCTGTTCGATGTGCTGTGGGGCCAGCTGATGCTGGTGCTGGCCGCGGTGCTGGTGATCTGGCTGTTCACGCGGCGCGCGCTGGCACCGCTCGATGCGCTGCGCGAAGCAGTGGCGCAACGCCAGCCCGGCGCCACCACGCCGCTGCCGCTCGACAGCGCCCCGCGCGAGACCGCGCCGCTGGTGGAAGCCATGAACGGCTACATGGCGCGGCTGGAACAGGTGCTTGCCGCGCAGCGCCGCTTTATCGCCGACGCGGCGCACCAGTTGCGCACGCCGCTAGCCGTGCTGCACACGCAGGCCCAGCTGGCCGCGCGCGAGCACGATCCCGACGAGCAACGGCGCATCGCGCAGGGCCTGGCCGACAGCACCGCGCGCATGGCCGCGCTGGCCGACCGCCTGCTGTCGATGGCGCGTGCCGCGCACGGCGGGGCCGAGGCGCCGCGCGCGCTGGACCTCGCGGCGTTGGTGAAAGAGGTCTGCCTCGAGCTAACGCCCGCCGCGCGTGCGCGCCGCATCGACCTGGGCTTCGAAGGCGAGGGCGCGCAGCCAGTGCGCGGCACCGATCTGCTGCACGAGCTGGTGACCAACCTGGTCGACAACGCCCTGCGCTATACGCCATCGGGCGGCATGGTCACGGCGCGTGTCTTGCGCGCGGGCGAGGCGGTAGTACTGGAAGTGGAGGACGACGGCCCCGGCATTCCCGCCGCGCAACGCGCGGCGGTGCTGGAGCCGTTCTACCGGGGCAAGGCGGCGGGTTTGAAGGCGCCTGGTGAGGCGGCGCCCACTGGCTCGGGGCTTGGCCTGACCATCGTGCGCGACATCGCCGTGGCGCATGGCGCGTCGCTGGTGCTGCTGGATGGCGCGCACGGCAGGGGCCTGCTGGTGCGGGTGCGCTTCGCGCCGGCATAG